From Helicoverpa armigera isolate CAAS_96S chromosome 17, ASM3070526v1, whole genome shotgun sequence, one genomic window encodes:
- the LOC110373804 gene encoding arginine-glutamic acid dipeptide repeats protein: MIHFKDNKNKSALSTRWAQMSKQEQIIERKKMEIQAKLEAQKQAAALAAQAKLSNPSQKDDKNSVNIFSNDGSFMNQFKALLEKQQQDKQEKQEQEKQQTEEETKQVKHEINEIQAQQDDDFDRDRYGPGMDDRRNSGDRSQMQRDKNRRWNERGRPRPHSPITPVIEDRKKLVDNKNPHSIPPLMQIPVMPPNSQPSDSDRNQWLLGSKSDEDPDSSAELSTNMGPGPLGPGPLPPGIMGPSLMGPGPGMGPGPNMGPGPKMGPNSNLGPGPLMPGSNMGQGPNMGPGPNMGPGSNMGPGPNMGPGSNMGQGPNMGPAPNMGPGPGQNMGPGPNMGHGPGLGPGPMMGPRGPMPPMPPGGPMPPFMGGPPNFPMPPNFMGPNGPGGPCGPMPPNMCGPNMGPGGPGPNGPMPPFFGPPFPNPMMGPNGPPNSMMPPNSMNNSNMPFMGGRPPFGPNGPPNFGNGSGPPMPPFMPPNSMPPNSMPMHHPDSKPLDNPPMKPEGMTVPPPMPLSLLANLKDMDNSAAPFKPSQVLSADSLPPSVLRAAGEVACNGDHWENVLKAIHSQDQNLWFLHNTNSNEYKVFRDLVGKIRAEQGDKKPEVKPEDKYEPEFSLEDDDSNDDYRYNKDDSTDRPFKREQASSQSDEESDSKRERRKKKKSRWSDEPPAADIKPPGVVAPMPGLLPGAKLAKIDEEGIKLSTVNRNNQALMQYAMTNYGTTNLSAEDWKKCEDNFKLNLLYQDMLKKRQEVERLAAAGKYKYEYDSDEDTAEGTWEHKLRAKEMNATEKWADELTKQAAGKHHIGDFLPPEELRKFMEKYSAFKSGKEPDLSDYKEFKLKEDNVGFKMLQKLGWTEGQGLGAEGSGIVEPINKANQPVANLGLGASTSDVVSAEDDEFDAYRKRMMLAYRFRPNPLNNPRRPYY, encoded by the exons ATGATTCATTTTAAAGACAACAAGAACAAATCGGCACTCAGTACAAGATGGGCGCAAATGTCGAAACAAGAACAAATTATCGAGAGAAAGAAAATGGAGATACAGGCCAAGTTGGAGGCCCAAAAGCAAGCTGCAGCACTTGCCGCTCAAGCGAAACTATCTAA TCCAAGCCAAAAAGATGACAAAAACTCCGTCAACATATTTTCCAATGATGGCAGTTTTATGAACCAATTCAAAGCGTTGCTTGAGAAACAACAGCAAGACAAGCAAGAGAAACAAGAACAAGAAAAACAACAAACTGAAGAAGAAACAAAACAAGTCAAACATGAGATTAATGAAATACAGGCTCAACAAGATGATGACTTTGATAGAGACCGTTATGGTCCAGGAATGGACGATAGAAGGAATTCGGGAGATAGGAGCCAGATGCAAAG ggACAAGAATCGGCGGTGGAATGAAAGAGGCCGTCCCCGACCTCACAGTCCCATAACTCCTGTTATAGAAGACAGGAAGAAACTTGTTGATAATAAAAATCCACACAGTATCCCACCTCTTATGCAAATTCCTGTAATGCCACCAAATTCCCAACCTTCCGATTCTGATCGTAACCAATGGCTTCTTGGTTCAAAGTCTGATGAAGACCCTGATTCCAGTGCAGAGCTAAGCACAAATATGGGCCCAGGTCCTTTGGGACCTGGACCTCTACCTCCAGGTATCATGGGTCCCAGTCTAATGGGTCCTGGTCCTGGCATGGGACCAGGACCAAATATGGGCCCTGGTCCTAAAATGGGACCTAACTCCAATTTAGGGCCTGGACCTTTGATGCCAGGCTCAAACATGGGACAAGGCCCGAACATGGGTCCTGGACCCAACATGGGACCTGGCTCGAATATGGGGCCAGGACCTAATATGGGTCCTGGATCAAATATGGGGCAAGGACCAAATATGGGCCCTGCTCCAAACATGGGTCCCGGACCGGGTCAAAATATGGGTCCGGGACCTAATATGGGCCATGGTCCAGGATTGGGTCCTGGACCTATGATGGGCCCAAGAGGGCCTATGCCGCCAATGCCACCTGGTGGCCCTATGCCACCATTTATGGGTGGGCCACCTAATTTCCCTATGCCGCCAAACTTCATGGGCCCGAATGGCCCAGGTGGCCCATGCGGTCCAATGCCACCTAACATGTGTGGTCCCAATATGGGACCTGGTGGACCTGGCCCCAATGGTCCCATGCCTCCATTCTTTGGTCCGCCATTCCCCAATCCTATGATGGGACCTAATGGTCCCCCCAATTCAATGATGCCTCCAAATTCTATGAATAATTCCAATATGCCGTTTATGGGTGGACGCCCGCCATTCGGGCCTAACGGTCCTCCGAACTTTGGGAATGGCTCTGGACCTCCTATGCCTCCTTTCATGCCACCTAACTCTATGCCTCCGAATTCCATGCCAATGCATCACCCTGACTCTAAGCCTTTGGATAACCCTCCAATGAAACCAGAAGGGATGACAGTACCCCCACCTATGCCTCTAAGCCTATTGGCAAACCTGAAAGATATGGATAACTCTGCAGCACCCTTCAAGCCATCACAAG TTCTCTCTGCAGATTCGTTGCCGCCGTCAGTACTCCGCGCAGCCGGCGAAGTCGCGTGCAACGGCGACCACTGGGAAAATGTCCTGAAAGCAATTCACTCACAAGATCAAAATTTGTG GTTCCTTCACAACACAAATTCGAACGAGTACAAGGTGTTTAGAGATCTCGTTGGTAAGATAAGAGCTGAACAGGGCGACAAGAAGCCTGAAGTCAAGCCTGAGGACAAATATGAACCAGAATTCAGTCTGGAAGACGACGATAGTAATGATGATTACAGATATAACAAGGACGATAGTACAGACAG ACCATTCAAACGCGAGCAAGCTAGCTCTCAAAGCGACGAGGAATCAGACAGCAAGCGAGAGCGACGTAAGAAGAAGAAGTCTAGATGGAGCGATGAGCCACCGGCCGCTGATATTAAACCTCCCGGTGTGGTCGCTCCTATGCCTGGGTTGTTACCAG GAGCAAAATTGGCTAAGATAGACGAAGAAGGCATAAAGTTGAGCACAGTGAACCGCAATAATCAAGCGTTGATGCAATATGCTATGACCAACTACGGCACTACCAACTTAAGTGCTGAAGATTGGAAGAAATGTGAAGATAATTTCAAGCTTAATCTTTTGTATCAG GACATGTTAAAGAAACGCCAAGAAGTTGAGCGTTTGGCCGCCGCTGGCAAATATAAGTATGAATATGACAGCGACGAAGACACCGCAGAGGGTACCTGGGAACATAA GTTAAGAGCTAAAGAAATGAATGCAACCGAGAAATGGGCGGACGAGTTAACAAAACAGGCGGCTGGAAAACATCACATCGGCGATTTTTTACCGCCAGAAGAACTTAGAAA ATTTATGGAGAAATACTCGGCGTTCAAAAGTGGCAAGGAGCCAGATTTGAGCGACTACAAAGAATTCAAGTTGAAGGAAGACAATGTCG GTTTCAAAATGCTACAAAAGCTGGGCTGGACTGAAGGACAAGGTCTCGGCGCTGAAGGTTCAGGAATCGTAGAACCTATTAACAA AGCAAATCAGCCAGTAGCGAACTTGGGTCTCGGCGCATCCACCTCTGACGTTGTGTCGGCCGAGGACGATGAATTCGACGCCTATAGGAAACGGATGATGCTCGCCTATCGCTTTAGGCCAAACCCTTTG AACAATCCACGAAGACCGTATTATTAA